In a single window of the Halobaculum lipolyticum genome:
- a CDS encoding DUF5995 family protein has translation MHAASPPITRRTLRAAAASYGRGGPPRGRGRVALADLLADPYVDPADAHRRLALVERRLYEADDRRAVFLTVYGAVTARVRRDLSGDRFDDPAWVGTYLTAFANRYRTALAAYERNERDRVPRAWLLAFDAALAGDTLVTQDALLGINAHVVHDLALALVDAGVEPKPARRADHDAVNAVLAELVDVEQALLARRYAPGLADLDAAGGRVDEQVAFLTLAEGRDWAWHCAVALSDGGPLGRRVVRWLLERVSAGAGRLVLAPSRHDAARDRLADLERA, from the coding sequence ATGCACGCCGCGTCGCCGCCGATCACGCGCCGGACGCTCCGGGCGGCGGCCGCCTCCTACGGCCGCGGGGGACCGCCCCGGGGCCGGGGGCGCGTCGCCCTCGCAGACCTGCTCGCCGACCCGTACGTCGACCCCGCCGACGCCCACCGCCGCCTCGCGCTCGTCGAGCGCCGGCTGTACGAGGCCGACGACCGGCGGGCGGTGTTCCTCACCGTCTACGGCGCCGTCACCGCCCGCGTCCGCCGCGACCTGTCGGGCGACCGCTTCGACGACCCCGCGTGGGTGGGGACGTACCTCACCGCGTTCGCGAACCGCTACCGGACGGCGCTGGCGGCGTACGAACGGAACGAGCGCGACCGTGTTCCCCGCGCGTGGCTGCTCGCGTTCGACGCGGCGCTGGCCGGCGACACCCTCGTCACGCAGGACGCGCTGTTGGGGATCAACGCCCACGTCGTCCACGACCTCGCGCTCGCGCTCGTCGACGCCGGCGTCGAACCGAAGCCGGCGCGGCGCGCCGACCACGACGCCGTGAACGCGGTGTTGGCGGAGTTGGTCGACGTGGAGCAGGCGCTCCTCGCGAGGCGGTACGCGCCCGGACTGGCCGACCTCGACGCCGCCGGAGGGCGGGTCGACGAGCAGGTCGCGTTCCTCACCCTCGCGGAGGGACGCGACTGGGCGTGGCACTGCGCGGTCGCGCTCTCCGACGGCGGCCCGCTCGGCCGGCGCGTCGTCCGGTGGCTCCTCGAGCGCGTCTCCGCGGGCGCCGGCCGGCTGGTGCTCGCGCCGTCGCGCCACGACGCCGCTCGCGACCGACTGGCCGACCTCGAACGGGCGTGA
- a CDS encoding DUF7522 family protein: MDEQFGSSAPVPVDDEEVVAVARTGLGDELRTVIAFSPAAFDVLYARSDLYDPTVDVRAVKRPLVELERVGFAEAPVRTSLSVGADGADIGPYGFTVRFHDDGFVARVIEGDRGVLLTTDALDVRAFRETATAIRSLLRGE, from the coding sequence ATGGACGAACAGTTCGGATCCAGTGCCCCCGTGCCCGTAGACGACGAGGAAGTCGTCGCCGTCGCCCGAACCGGGCTCGGCGACGAGTTGCGCACCGTCATCGCGTTCTCCCCCGCCGCCTTCGACGTGTTGTACGCCCGGTCGGACCTGTACGACCCCACCGTCGACGTCAGGGCCGTGAAGCGACCGCTGGTCGAGTTAGAGCGCGTCGGGTTCGCGGAGGCGCCCGTCCGGACCTCCCTGTCGGTCGGCGCGGACGGCGCCGACATCGGCCCGTACGGTTTCACCGTGCGCTTCCACGACGACGGCTTCGTGGCGCGCGTCATCGAGGGCGACCGCGGCGTCCTGTTGACCACCGACGCGCTCGACGTCCGCGCGTTCAGGGAGACCGCGACCGCGATCAGGAGCCTCCTCCGCGGGGAGTGA